One window of the Shewanella maritima genome contains the following:
- a CDS encoding response regulator transcription factor produces the protein MKVLLAEDQAMVRGALAALLELGADDFSQLEVTEAEDGTQALAALKQTQFDLLLTDIEMPGKTGLELAQYIQQNQPSTKIIILTTFGRAGYIKRALEYGVGGFLLKDAPSDDLLAAITKVMQGKKVIDPELAISAIGDSDPLNDKERQALRLAGDGRSTSDIAQTLFIAEGTVRNYLSEAISKLGASNRIDAARIAKQKGWL, from the coding sequence ATTAAAGTGTTACTAGCAGAAGATCAAGCCATGGTGCGCGGCGCACTAGCAGCATTGCTTGAGCTAGGCGCTGATGACTTTAGTCAACTTGAAGTAACAGAAGCTGAGGATGGAACGCAAGCGTTAGCCGCGCTCAAACAAACTCAGTTTGATTTACTGCTCACCGATATTGAAATGCCAGGCAAAACCGGGCTCGAATTAGCCCAATACATTCAGCAAAACCAACCAAGCACTAAAATCATTATTTTGACTACCTTTGGCCGAGCAGGCTACATCAAACGCGCCTTAGAATATGGTGTCGGCGGCTTTTTATTAAAAGATGCCCCAAGTGATGACTTACTGGCAGCCATTACGAAGGTGATGCAAGGTAAAAAGGTCATCGACCCAGAGTTAGCCATTAGCGCAATTGGCGACAGCGACCCGCTAAACGATAAAGAACGTCAAGCACTTCGTCTCGCGGGTGACGGGCGTAGCACCTCTGATATCGCTCAAACACTATTCATTGCCGAAGGTACAGTGCGCAACTACCTGTCAGAAGCGATCAGTAAATTAGGCGCAAGTAATCGCATTGATGCCGCTAGAATCGCTAAACAAAAAGGCTGGCTGTAA
- a CDS encoding sensor histidine kinase — MNQSLTKNKLREKPKANHNISAGSTAEPKSYEQKIAWVYLLNLVFFFVPLYFVREQWLNVAVSLTLLIPFIYSYFWAYKSNADNAKYPLLLMLASAVAAAPFSSGSLSFFSFLSFFIGFFYPLKRAISLYLGLVAILFTLNYLIGYPQLYFALYGSGICLVVGMFGVIEHNRQKNIREQRQSQDEIAQLAKSLERERIGRDLHDIVGHQLASIALKAELAEKLINAGKTEQAQTQIQQLADISRESLSQIRQAVSDYKLQGLQQVILNLIAILRDKGIAVTLNGELPNLTELQQSQLGLIMTEAVNNMLKHSRSESCVINCQVIEDTLILELIESAAAKSIAAGNGVNGMHERAQMIGAELVIEAKPVMRLTVSLPLQAS, encoded by the coding sequence ATGAATCAAAGCTTGACCAAAAATAAGCTCAGAGAAAAACCTAAAGCAAACCATAATATCTCAGCAGGGAGTACAGCTGAGCCTAAATCTTATGAGCAAAAAATCGCCTGGGTTTACTTACTTAACCTAGTGTTCTTTTTTGTGCCCCTGTATTTTGTGCGTGAACAATGGCTAAACGTCGCGGTCAGCCTAACCTTACTTATCCCATTTATTTACAGCTATTTCTGGGCGTATAAGTCCAATGCTGACAATGCTAAATACCCACTGTTACTAATGCTAGCAAGCGCTGTCGCAGCGGCGCCATTTTCCAGCGGTAGCTTGTCATTCTTTAGTTTTCTCAGCTTTTTTATTGGTTTTTTCTACCCACTAAAACGCGCCATTTCACTTTACCTAGGTTTGGTCGCTATCCTATTCACGCTCAATTATTTAATAGGTTATCCCCAATTATACTTCGCGCTTTATGGCAGCGGCATCTGCCTGGTGGTGGGCATGTTTGGTGTGATTGAGCATAATCGGCAGAAAAATATTCGTGAGCAACGTCAATCACAAGATGAAATTGCCCAGTTAGCTAAGTCGTTAGAGCGCGAGCGTATTGGCCGCGATCTGCACGATATTGTTGGCCATCAGCTAGCGTCCATCGCTCTCAAAGCCGAACTGGCTGAAAAACTCATCAATGCCGGTAAAACCGAACAAGCACAAACGCAAATCCAACAACTAGCCGATATCAGCCGCGAAAGCCTATCGCAAATTCGCCAGGCGGTTTCAGACTATAAGCTACAAGGGCTGCAACAAGTCATCCTCAACCTGATTGCGATTTTGCGCGATAAAGGCATCGCGGTGACATTAAATGGCGAGCTGCCTAACCTAACTGAGCTACAACAAAGCCAACTCGGTTTAATCATGACAGAAGCGGTTAATAACATGCTTAAACACAGTCGAAGTGAAAGCTGTGTTATCAACTGCCAAGTGATAGAAGATACTCTGATACTTGAACTTATCGAGTCAGCAGCAGCTAAGTCCATTGCTGCAGGTAATGGGGTTAATGGCATGCATGAGCGTGCACAAATGATAGGCGCAGAATTGGTGATTGAAGCTAAACCCGTCATGCGACTAACTGTGTCGTTGCCACTGCAAGCGAGTTAA
- a CDS encoding AMP-binding protein: MENVIKNPLEMLSHWVDTQGDKVYLRQPINGQYVEFTWKQVKQQVELIAGALHHLGLKRGDKVAILSKNCAEWFITDLALMHGGFISVPIYPTANADTIRYVLEHSGSKAIFSGKLDYWAEQETGVGGDILRLSMPYDTMPCQYSWQQLLDFNDPLLDAPNPEPEQTMTLIYTSGSTGKPKGAIQTFASYAWTCNAVVRDLKTTVDDRLLSYLPLAHITERVAMEGSSYYSGSSVAFVESLDSFVEDVQRCRPTVFFSVPRLWTLFHLNIVNKVGESKLNFLLKIPIISSLVKRKIHKGLGLEHCRLLGSGSAPVPASLLQWYSDIGLNICEAWGMTENCAYSIINHPFNANKIGSVGRPIEGCQVRRTDEGELMVKSPGLMQGYYLQEEATAAAFDEDGFFYTGDICEIDDDGYISITGRVKDNFKTSKGKYVAPVPIERKLAQDSHLELICVIGSGLPHPVALVQLSEGAAKQPREEVRASLKATLDSVNPNLESHEHVDAMIVTTDTWTVENDILTPTLKIKRHVLEKQFNAKAEGIRGAKVMWEDEI; the protein is encoded by the coding sequence ATGGAAAATGTAATCAAAAATCCCCTCGAGATGCTGTCCCATTGGGTAGATACACAAGGCGATAAAGTCTATTTACGCCAGCCAATCAACGGACAATATGTTGAGTTCACCTGGAAGCAAGTTAAGCAACAAGTTGAGCTTATTGCTGGTGCGCTGCATCACCTAGGTCTAAAACGTGGCGACAAAGTCGCTATCTTGTCAAAAAACTGTGCTGAGTGGTTTATTACCGACCTTGCCCTTATGCATGGCGGCTTTATTAGCGTACCGATTTACCCAACAGCCAACGCTGACACCATTCGTTACGTACTTGAGCACAGTGGTAGTAAAGCCATTTTCTCAGGTAAGTTAGACTATTGGGCCGAGCAAGAAACAGGTGTTGGTGGCGATATTCTGCGTTTATCCATGCCTTATGACACCATGCCGTGCCAATATAGCTGGCAGCAACTTTTAGACTTTAACGACCCACTATTAGACGCGCCTAACCCAGAGCCAGAACAAACCATGACGCTGATTTACACCTCTGGTTCAACTGGTAAACCTAAAGGTGCGATTCAAACCTTCGCCAGCTACGCCTGGACATGTAATGCCGTTGTGCGTGACTTGAAAACCACGGTGGATGATCGCTTATTGTCTTATCTGCCGCTTGCTCATATTACAGAACGCGTAGCAATGGAAGGTTCATCATATTACTCAGGCTCGAGTGTCGCCTTTGTAGAAAGCCTAGATAGCTTTGTTGAAGACGTACAACGTTGCCGCCCAACGGTATTTTTCTCAGTACCGCGATTATGGACACTATTCCATCTCAACATCGTCAACAAAGTCGGCGAGAGCAAGCTTAACTTCTTGCTTAAAATCCCGATTATTTCGAGCCTGGTTAAACGCAAAATCCACAAGGGTTTAGGGCTTGAACATTGTCGCCTACTGGGTTCGGGTTCAGCACCAGTACCAGCATCATTATTACAATGGTATAGCGATATTGGGCTTAATATTTGCGAAGCCTGGGGCATGACAGAAAACTGCGCATACTCCATCATCAATCATCCATTTAATGCCAACAAAATTGGCAGTGTGGGTCGCCCAATTGAAGGCTGCCAAGTTCGCCGCACAGATGAAGGTGAGCTAATGGTGAAAAGCCCAGGCCTGATGCAAGGCTATTACTTGCAAGAAGAAGCCACCGCTGCCGCATTTGATGAAGATGGCTTTTTCTACACCGGTGATATTTGTGAGATTGATGATGACGGGTACATCAGCATCACAGGCCGCGTGAAAGACAACTTTAAGACCTCTAAGGGTAAATATGTTGCACCAGTGCCGATTGAGCGTAAGCTCGCACAAGATTCACACCTTGAATTGATTTGCGTAATTGGTTCAGGGCTGCCGCACCCAGTTGCATTAGTACAGCTATCTGAAGGTGCAGCAAAACAGCCTCGTGAAGAGGTGCGCGCGTCACTTAAAGCAACGCTTGATAGCGTCAACCCTAATCTAGAGTCTCATGAGCACGTTGATGCCATGATTGTCACTACAGATACCTGGACGGTTGAGAACGATATTCTCACCCCAACGCTTAAAATCAAGCGCCATGTGCTTGAAAAGCAATTCAACGCTAAAGCCGAGGGTATTCGCGGCGCTAAAGTGATGTGGGAAGACGAAATCTAA
- a CDS encoding RidA family protein — protein MANKTIIATDKAPQAIGTYSQAVKVDNTVYLSGQIPLVPSTMEMVSEQFEEQVVQVFENLKAVCEAAGGSLEDIVKLNIFLIDLANFATVNEIMSRYFSQPYPARAAIGVRQLPKGSLVEMDGVMEL, from the coding sequence ATGGCAAATAAAACCATTATCGCAACAGACAAAGCGCCGCAAGCTATTGGTACCTATTCACAAGCAGTTAAAGTAGACAATACCGTGTACCTTTCAGGCCAAATCCCGCTTGTGCCAAGCACAATGGAAATGGTATCTGAGCAGTTTGAAGAGCAAGTCGTGCAGGTTTTCGAAAACCTAAAAGCGGTATGTGAAGCAGCAGGCGGTAGCTTAGAAGATATCGTTAAGCTAAACATCTTCTTAATCGACTTAGCTAACTTTGCCACGGTAAATGAAATCATGAGCCGTTATTTCTCTCAACCATACCCAGCACGTGCAGCAATTGGCGTTCGTCAACTACCTAAAGGCTCATTGGTTGAAATGGACGGTGTAATGGAGCTGTAA
- the spoT gene encoding bifunctional GTP diphosphokinase/guanosine-3',5'-bis pyrophosphate 3'-pyrophosphohydrolase: protein MYLFEGLKESASSYLEPEQVELLKQAYKVARDAHEGQMRTSGEPYITHPVAVARILADMRLDYETLMAALLHDTIEDTPVTKEELAELFGMTVAELVEGVSKLDKLKFRDKKEAQAENFRKMMMAMTQDIRVILIKLADRTHNMRTLGALRPDKRRRIARETLEIYAPIANRLGIHNIKTELEDLGFQAYYPMRYRVIKEVVKAARGNRKELINSIETAIESRLEEAGIKGSVKGREKNLYSIYRKMRSKELQFQEVMDIYAFRVIVDTIDTCYRVLGAMHGLYKPHPGRFKDYIAIPKANGYQSLHTSLFGPHAVPVEVQIRTDEMDQMADKGVAAHWMYKSNTDAQAQSTTQVRARKWMQSLLELQQSASSSFEFVENVKTELFPDEIYVFTPEGRILELPVNATPVDFAYEVHTDVGNTCVGARVNRQAYPLSQPLISGQTVEIITAKGARPNAAWLNFVVTGKARGKIRQVLKSMKGDNAVGLGKRLLNHALGDKDLSDLPAEQIQKVIEETKHDSLESLLSDIGLGNAMSIVIAQRLLGQDLQSSDDKDAKVMPIRGAEGMLVTYANCCRPIPGDAVIAHVSPGKGLVVHMENCANIRGYQGEPDKYISVHWDNVEGLEYQANLRVEIVNHQGALAKITSIIASADSNIHNLSTEERDGRVYLINLRISVKDRVHLANVMRRIRVLPEVLRTSRNR from the coding sequence TTGTATCTGTTTGAAGGTCTAAAGGAGTCTGCATCCAGTTATTTAGAACCGGAGCAAGTAGAATTACTCAAGCAGGCCTATAAGGTTGCGCGAGATGCCCACGAAGGTCAAATGCGCACAAGTGGTGAGCCTTACATTACCCATCCTGTTGCCGTAGCCCGCATCCTCGCGGACATGCGTCTTGATTATGAGACGCTAATGGCAGCATTGCTGCACGACACCATTGAAGACACCCCAGTCACCAAAGAAGAGCTCGCCGAACTGTTTGGTATGACAGTCGCAGAGTTGGTAGAGGGTGTCTCCAAGCTCGACAAGCTAAAATTCCGCGACAAGAAAGAAGCGCAAGCAGAAAACTTCCGCAAAATGATGATGGCGATGACCCAAGACATTCGCGTCATTTTAATTAAGCTTGCCGATCGCACCCACAATATGCGCACCCTAGGTGCTCTGCGCCCAGATAAGCGTCGCCGTATTGCCCGCGAAACCCTCGAAATTTACGCACCTATTGCTAACCGCCTTGGTATTCACAATATTAAGACTGAGCTTGAAGACCTAGGTTTTCAGGCATACTACCCGATGCGTTATCGCGTCATTAAAGAGGTAGTAAAAGCGGCGCGCGGCAATCGTAAAGAGCTGATCAACAGCATCGAAACGGCTATTGAAAGTCGACTCGAAGAAGCTGGCATCAAAGGCTCAGTAAAAGGCCGCGAGAAAAACCTCTATTCCATCTACCGTAAGATGCGCAGTAAAGAGCTGCAATTCCAAGAAGTAATGGACATTTATGCATTCCGGGTCATTGTCGATACCATCGACACTTGCTACCGAGTGCTTGGCGCAATGCATGGCTTATATAAGCCGCACCCTGGGCGCTTTAAAGACTATATCGCCATTCCCAAAGCTAATGGCTACCAGTCTTTGCATACCTCACTGTTTGGCCCGCATGCGGTGCCAGTTGAAGTACAAATTCGTACTGATGAAATGGACCAAATGGCAGACAAGGGTGTTGCCGCGCACTGGATGTATAAGAGCAACACTGATGCTCAAGCGCAATCAACTACTCAGGTTCGTGCGCGTAAGTGGATGCAAAGCCTGCTTGAGCTGCAGCAAAGTGCCAGCAGCTCATTTGAGTTTGTTGAGAACGTAAAAACCGAGCTATTCCCTGACGAGATTTACGTATTCACCCCAGAAGGGCGTATTCTCGAACTGCCGGTTAATGCCACCCCGGTTGATTTTGCCTACGAAGTACACACTGACGTAGGTAACACCTGTGTGGGAGCAAGAGTTAACCGTCAAGCTTACCCGCTTAGTCAGCCGCTAATCTCAGGGCAAACCGTTGAGATTATTACCGCTAAAGGCGCTAGGCCAAATGCAGCATGGCTTAACTTTGTGGTGACAGGTAAAGCCCGCGGTAAGATTCGCCAGGTGCTTAAGAGCATGAAAGGCGATAACGCGGTCGGTCTTGGTAAACGCCTGCTAAACCATGCGTTAGGTGATAAAGATTTAAGCGACTTGCCAGCAGAGCAAATTCAAAAGGTCATTGAAGAAACCAAGCATGATTCACTTGAGTCACTGCTGTCCGATATTGGCCTAGGCAATGCCATGAGCATTGTTATTGCTCAGCGCCTTCTTGGGCAAGACTTACAATCAAGTGATGACAAAGATGCCAAGGTTATGCCTATTCGCGGCGCCGAAGGCATGCTGGTTACCTATGCTAACTGCTGTCGCCCTATTCCAGGTGATGCGGTCATCGCCCATGTGAGTCCAGGTAAAGGCTTAGTGGTGCACATGGAAAACTGCGCCAATATTCGCGGTTATCAGGGTGAGCCTGACAAGTACATTTCTGTGCATTGGGATAATGTCGAAGGCCTTGAGTATCAAGCCAATTTGCGGGTTGAGATTGTTAACCATCAAGGCGCCCTGGCTAAAATCACCTCAATTATCGCATCGGCTGACTCTAATATTCATAACCTCAGCACCGAAGAACGTGATGGTCGAGTCTACTTAATTAACTTACGTATTTCGGTCAAAGATCGAGTACATCTTGCAAATGTGATGCGTCGAATTCGTGTACTTCCTGAAGTATTACGAACCTCGAGAAACAGATAA
- the rpoZ gene encoding DNA-directed RNA polymerase subunit omega: MARVTVEDAVEQIGNRFDMILVAARRARQIAVQGKDPMVEEMNDKPTVLALREIELGLVTSSTLDADERQSVREREAAEIAAVAAIAEGRTI, from the coding sequence ATGGCTCGCGTAACTGTAGAAGACGCCGTAGAACAAATCGGCAACCGTTTTGACATGATCCTGGTTGCAGCGCGTCGTGCACGCCAAATCGCCGTTCAAGGTAAAGACCCAATGGTTGAAGAGATGAACGATAAGCCAACTGTACTTGCGCTACGCGAAATCGAGTTAGGCTTAGTGACCTCAAGCACTCTAGATGCTGATGAGCGTCAATCTGTTCGTGAACGTGAAGCTGCAGAAATCGCAGCTGTAGCAGCCATTGCTGAAGGTCGTACAATCTAA
- the gmk gene encoding guanylate kinase yields the protein MNTRGNLFIVSAPSGAGKSSLISALLKDKPADKQVSVSHTTRQPRPGEENGVHYHFVSVDEFKALIADNAFFEWAEVFGNYYGTSRQVIEQTLAQGIDVFLDIDWQGGEQVKKLMPEAVGIFILPPSKTELERRLTGRGQDSQEVIDKRMAQAVSEMSHYKQYDFVIVNDDFDTALQQFETIIASQRLTCASQSYTHNDMIVDLLAE from the coding sequence ATGAACACTCGTGGTAATTTATTTATTGTTTCAGCGCCAAGTGGCGCCGGTAAATCTTCGCTTATCTCGGCTTTGTTAAAAGACAAACCAGCAGACAAGCAAGTCTCTGTCTCGCACACCACACGCCAACCACGTCCAGGTGAAGAGAACGGTGTGCATTACCATTTTGTCTCTGTCGATGAGTTTAAAGCGCTAATTGCTGACAACGCATTTTTTGAGTGGGCAGAAGTATTCGGTAATTACTACGGCACTTCGCGCCAAGTGATTGAGCAAACGCTCGCGCAAGGCATCGATGTATTTTTAGATATCGACTGGCAAGGCGGCGAACAAGTTAAAAAACTCATGCCAGAAGCAGTTGGCATCTTTATTTTGCCACCATCAAAAACTGAACTTGAGCGCCGCCTAACCGGTCGCGGTCAAGATTCACAAGAAGTGATCGACAAGCGTATGGCACAAGCCGTGTCAGAAATGTCGCACTATAAACAGTATGATTTCGTCATTGTAAATGATGATTTTGACACTGCCCTGCAACAATTTGAGACTATCATTGCCAGCCAACGACTAACCTGTGCTAGTCAGAGCTATACTCACAATGATATGATTGTCGATCTATTGGCAGAATAA
- a CDS encoding phosphotransferase enzyme family protein has protein sequence MEFIRKHVLPMYDLADASVSPLGNGHINRTYLVKSDQRTIVLQHINTQVFPQPELLVKNALSIAAHLTKKQANNEYQLAIIKPVLTVDGQAYLDFNQQGFWRAITFLPGSHTIEVVKDQQDAQTAAKAFGHFAAALSDLDPSLIDEVIVNFLNLGNRIDQLKQAIENDAAGRLAQCQPWADFVLSQQGFVEHVAQLEAQLPLRICHNDTKINNMLFNKQDMSSLAVIDLDTCMPGYLMYDFGDMVRAFCSPEAEDSTNLASVIARPEVITAAANSYIEQLDGVMTALEKQSLWVGLKAMALMLGCRFLTDHLNGDVYFAVHRPQHNLDRAANQLTIYQSLLAQESQLQALFS, from the coding sequence ATGGAATTTATTCGCAAGCACGTTTTACCAATGTACGATTTGGCCGATGCCAGCGTATCCCCGCTGGGTAATGGTCATATTAACCGTACTTACTTGGTGAAAAGTGACCAACGCACCATAGTGCTGCAGCATATCAATACTCAGGTTTTTCCTCAGCCTGAACTCCTGGTGAAGAATGCCTTGAGCATTGCTGCTCACCTCACCAAAAAACAAGCTAATAACGAGTATCAATTAGCGATCATTAAGCCTGTATTGACGGTCGATGGCCAGGCTTACTTAGACTTTAATCAGCAAGGTTTTTGGCGAGCCATTACCTTCTTGCCTGGCAGTCACACCATTGAGGTGGTTAAAGACCAGCAAGATGCGCAAACCGCTGCCAAAGCCTTTGGTCATTTTGCGGCAGCGTTAAGTGACTTAGACCCGAGCTTAATTGATGAAGTGATTGTTAACTTTCTCAACTTAGGCAATCGCATTGATCAGTTAAAACAAGCGATAGAAAATGATGCTGCTGGTCGGCTAGCACAATGTCAACCTTGGGCTGATTTTGTGCTGTCTCAGCAAGGTTTTGTTGAACATGTTGCCCAGCTAGAGGCGCAATTGCCGCTGCGTATTTGCCATAACGACACCAAAATCAACAATATGCTGTTCAACAAACAGGATATGAGTAGCCTGGCCGTGATTGATTTAGATACCTGTATGCCAGGGTATTTGATGTATGACTTTGGCGACATGGTACGTGCTTTTTGTTCGCCAGAAGCAGAAGATTCCACTAACTTGGCAAGCGTAATAGCAAGGCCTGAGGTTATCACTGCAGCGGCGAATAGTTACATTGAGCAGCTGGATGGAGTGATGACCGCTCTTGAAAAGCAAAGTTTATGGGTGGGTTTAAAGGCAATGGCACTGATGTTAGGTTGCCGCTTTTTAACTGATCACCTTAATGGCGATGTTTATTTTGCTGTGCACAGACCCCAGCATAATTTAGACCGCGCTGCCAATCAGTTAACCATTTATCAATCGTTGTTAGCGCAAGAGTCGCAACTACAAGCCCTGTTTAGTTAG
- the yjjG gene encoding pyrimidine 5'-nucleotidase yields MNIKQFSWLLFDADETLFHFDAFAGLRALFANYQIDFSRDDFIQYQTVNKPLWVAYQDGHIDAQTLQQNRFSQWADNIGCSTQELNQGFLQAMADICQPMCGVVELLEQAKEYAELAIITNGFTELQAVRLQKTGLDKYFSHVVISEQVGAAKPDKKIFRHAQSLMGEVEPEQVLMVGDNLHSDIIGGQQAGMQTCWLNHHGALTEQGIEPTLQVRNISQLHQWLFSNR; encoded by the coding sequence ATGAACATTAAGCAATTTTCCTGGCTGTTATTTGACGCGGACGAAACCTTATTCCACTTTGATGCGTTTGCTGGATTGCGCGCACTGTTTGCTAATTATCAAATTGACTTCTCCCGCGACGACTTTATCCAGTATCAAACCGTCAACAAGCCGTTATGGGTGGCCTATCAAGATGGCCATATTGACGCGCAAACCTTACAGCAAAATCGCTTTTCACAATGGGCGGATAACATTGGTTGTAGCACTCAAGAGTTGAACCAAGGCTTTTTGCAGGCGATGGCGGATATTTGTCAGCCGATGTGCGGCGTGGTTGAGTTATTAGAGCAGGCAAAAGAATATGCGGAGCTGGCGATTATTACTAATGGCTTTACCGAGCTTCAAGCTGTTCGCCTACAAAAAACCGGTTTAGATAAATATTTCAGCCATGTGGTGATTTCAGAGCAGGTAGGGGCAGCTAAACCCGATAAAAAGATATTCCGCCATGCACAAAGCTTGATGGGAGAAGTTGAGCCTGAACAAGTGCTCATGGTTGGTGACAACCTGCATTCAGATATCATTGGTGGCCAACAAGCTGGGATGCAAACCTGCTGGCTCAATCATCATGGTGCGTTAACAGAGCAAGGTATTGAACCTACGCTGCAAGTGCGTAATATCAGTCAGCTGCATCAATGGTTGTTTTCCAACAGATAA